A genomic window from Phoenix dactylifera cultivar Barhee BC4 chromosome 7, palm_55x_up_171113_PBpolish2nd_filt_p, whole genome shotgun sequence includes:
- the LOC103711370 gene encoding uncharacterized protein LOC103711370, whose product IDKKKAIVVGGCVVLPLLPLPSTENGILPLSQITSKLLLLNAKNPNLSSFTTLFQPNSHLGTLSKPIPIPSDVTLLSSVSPNPNPSFLQSYPISPTIPTSLACISPSIYALKSHSDLSKIVTFEQSSSPNPRRTNRSFSSIPPQSSSDAGEPPRSPPELQHQEITGPTVERDVSALALLGIAHLGLGAWIAYAVRPPDEVSIQGLMAFAFPFSLAFLMRRSLKPIAFFRKMEEQGRLQILTLALQASKSLNLLFLRIRVVSTCCILGISAGCLVTFWLR is encoded by the coding sequence atcgataaaaaaaaagcaatagtTGTAGGCGGCTGCGtcgttctccctctcctcccccttCCATCCACAGAAAATGGCATCCTTCCTCTCTCGCAGATTACCTCGAAGCTCCTCCTCCTAAACGCTAAAAACCCTAATCTCAGCTCCTTTACCACCCTCTTCCAGCCCAACTCTCATCTCGGAACTCTCTCCAAACCAATCCCCATTCCCTCCGATGTCACTCTCCTCTCCTCGGTTTCTcccaaccctaatccaagcTTCCTCCAGTCCTACCCAATTTCCCCCACAATCCCCACCTCACTGGCTTGCATAAGCCCCAGCATTTATGCGCTCAAATCGCACTCGGATCTCTCCAAGATCGTAACTTTCGAACAATCCAGCAGCCCCAATCCCAGGAGGACCAACAGGAGCTTCTCATCGATCCCTCCGCAGAGCTCCTCCGATGCCGGAGAGCCTCCCCGATCCCCCCCTGAATTGCAGCACCAGGAGATCACCGGTCCCACGGTGGAGCGCGACGTCTCCGCCCTCGCCCTCCTGGGCATCGCCCACCTCGGCCTCGGTGCTTGGATCGCCTACGCGGTGCGGCCCCCCGACGAGGTCTCGATCCAGGGACTCATGGCCTTCGCCTTCCCCTTCTCGCTGGCTTTCCTCATGCGCCGGAGTCTCAAGCCGATCGCTTTCTTCCGGAAGATGGAGGAGCAAGGCCGGCTTCAGATCCTCACCCTCGCTCTCCAGGCATCGAAGAGCTTGAACCTCCTGTTCCTGAGGATTCGCGTGGTCTCGACTTGTTGCATTCTGGGCATTTCCGCTGGGTGTTTGGTCACTTTCTGGTTACGGTGA
- the LOC103711369 gene encoding AUGMIN subunit 5: MQGPGGSAPRPEAILEWLQKEMGYPSPPPSADQLRKICRGNMAPMWGFLLQRVRSERTVATARRNIMVHGVPPAVDGGRGRRREREKGKFEEGSSLESREAALRERDLAEEEAERLRNVVRRQRKELRARMVEVAREESERKRMLDERSNARHKQVMLEACDQQCDEATKIFAEYQRRLHHYVNQARDVRRLTTGSAVDAVDDLDAHGEKEAVYSTVKGNRSSDDIILIETSRERNIRKACETLAAHMIERIRSTFPAYEGSGISLNPQLDAAKLGLDLDGEFPEDIKTVALDALKNPSLLLQSITMYTSRVNMLIHRETEKIDIRADAELLRYKYENDRVTDAASPDASSPLPYQVYGNGKIGTELTTKGTYNQLLERQKAHVQQFVATEDALNKAAESKALCQKLLKRLHGSNDTVSSQILPAGGTSQNLGNIRHLELEVWTRERDVAGLRASLRTLTSEVQRLNKLCTEWKEAEDSLKKKWKKIEEFDARRSELESIYTALLRANMDASAFWDQQPLAAREHAARTIIPACTAVVNISNSAKDLIEKEISAFYQSLDNSLYMMPATAQGLLEFMGANGATGPDALLAAEKNAAILTARAGAGDPSAIPSVCRISAALQYHPGAESSDAGLASVLESMEFCLKLRGSEASVLEDLSRAINLVHTRRNLVENNRVLLNHAHRVQQEYERMSNYCLKLSGEQEKVVTEGWLPELRNAVLEAQRCLADCQRVGGLVDEWWEQPAATAVDWVTVDGQTVGAWLNLVKQLQMAFYDKELL, from the exons ATGCAGGGCCCTGGGGGTTCCGCCCCGCGGCCGGAGGCGATCCTGGAGTGGCTTCAGAAGGAGATGGGGTACCCTTCGCCGCCGCCCTCCGCCGACCAGCTCCGCAAGATCTGCCGGGGGAACATGGCGCCGATGTGGGGCTTCCTCCTCCAGCGGGTCCGCTCGGAGCGGACGGTGGCTACGGCGCGGAGGAACATTATGGTGCACGGGGTTCCGCCGGCGGTGGatggggggagggggaggaggagggagcgGGAGAAGGGAAAGTTTGAGGAGGGTTCGTCTTTGGAGTCCAGGGAGGCCGCTCTGAGGGAGAGGGATCTGGCCGAGGAGGAGGCAGAGAGGCTGAGGAACGTGGTGAGGAGGCAGCGGAAGGAGCTGAGGGCTCGGATGGTTGAGGTTGCCAGGGAGGAGTCGGAGCGGAAGAGAATGCTTGACGAGAGGTCTAATGCCAG GCACAAGCAGGTGATGTTGGAGGCATGTGATCAGCAATGTGATGAAGCAACTAAGATATTTGCCGAGTACCAAAGACGTCTTCATCACTATGTAAATCAAGCAAGAGATGTGCGGAGGCTGACTACAGGTAGTGCTGTCGATGCAGTTGATGATCTCGATGCACATGGTGAGAAAGAGGCGGTTTACTCAACCGTCAAGGGCAATAGGTCGTCAGATGACATCATTCTCATAGAGACTTCAAGAGAAAGAAATATTCGGAAAGCATGTGAAACTCTTGCTGCTCATATGATCGAAAGAATTCGTAGTACTTTTCCAGCATATGAAGGGAGTGGCATTAGCTTGAATCCCCAGTTAGATGCTGCCAAACTTGGCCTTGATTTAGATGGTGAATTTCCTGAAGATATTAAAACAGTAGCACTAGATGCACTGAAAAATCCTTCTCTTCTACTTCAGTCAATAACTATGTATACTTCAAGGGTTAATATGCTTATTCATAGAGAAACTGAAAAGATCGACATCAGAGCTGATGCAGAACTGTTGAG ATACAAATATGAAAATGATAGAGTTACCGATGCTGCTTCGCCTGATGCAAGCTCACCCTTACCGTATCAAGTGTATGGCAATGGAAAGATTGGAACAGAATTGACCACAAAGGGAACTTATAATCAGCTTCTTGAAAGACAG AAAGCACATGTGCAGCAATTTGTGGCCACCGAAGATGCATTAAACAAGGCTGCGGAATCCAAGGCCTTGTgtcaaaagcttttaaaacgCCTCCATGGGAGCAATGATACTGTTTCATCACAGATTCTTCCTGCTGGAGGCACCTCCCAGAACCTAGGCAATATCAGGCATTTGGAG TTAGAAGTCTGGACCAGGGAAAGAGATGTTGCTGGATTGAGGGCAAGCTTGAGAACACTGACATCCGAGGTGCAACGCTTGAATAAGTTGTGCACAGAGTGGAAAGAAGCAGAAGATTCCCTGAAGAAAAAGTGGAAAAAAATTGAAGAGTTTGATGCTCGTAGATCAGAACTGGAGTCTATTTATACTGCTCTTCTTAGGGCCAATATG GATGCATCGGCATTTTGGGACCAGCAACCATTAGCTGCACGGGAACATGCAGCAAGGACAATCATTCCAGCATGCACTGCTGTGGTGAACATTTCAAATAGTGCAAAGGATCtcatagaaaaagaaatatctgcCTTCTATCAAAGTCTGGACAATAGTTTGTACATGATGCCAGCAACTGCACAG GGTCTTTTGGAGTTCATGGGTGCGAATGGTGCTACAGGACCAGATGCACTTTTAGCTGCAGAGAAGAATGCTGCTATATTGACAGCAAGAGCTGGTGCTGGAGATCCATCAGCAATTCCATCTGTATGTCGCATTTCTGCTGCTCTTCAGTATCATCCTG GTGCTGAAAGTTCAGATGCTGGCCTGGCATCAGTTCTAGAGTCTATGGAATTCTGTTTAAAGCTTCGGGGTTCAGAGGCTAGTGTATTGGAGGATTTATCCAGGGCAATCAACCTAGTTCATACTCGACGCAACCTTGTTGAGAATAATCGTGTTTTACTAAACCATGCACATCGTGTACAACAAGAATATGAGAG GATGTCCAATTATTGTCTGAAGTTGTCCGGTGAGCAAGAGAAAGTTGTTACAGAAGGATGGCTGCCGGAACTTAGGAATGCAGTCCTGGAGGCTCAAAGATGCTTGGCAGATTGCCAACGTGTTGGGGGCTTG GTCGATGAGTGGTGGGAGCAACCAGCAGCAACAGCCGTGGACTGGGTTACAGTTGATGGGCAAACCGTGGGTGCTTGGCTCAACCTCGTCAAACAGCTTCAGATGGCATTTTATGACAAGGAGCTTTTATGA